From Planctomycetota bacterium, the proteins below share one genomic window:
- the hpt gene encoding hypoxanthine phosphoribosyltransferase — translation MRVLIPEERLRTRVRALGRRIRTDYRDREPILVGVLQGSFVFMADLVRAIDLPLRCDFLRVSSYGAAAESSGRVRLVFDAEGSLRGKDVLLVEDIVDTGFTARRVLGMLRAARPRSLRLCALLDKPDRRRMPVRIDYRGFRIPDRFVVGYGLDFGGLYRNLPYLAALDGADSGVEFRR, via the coding sequence TTGCGGGTCCTCATTCCGGAGGAGCGGCTCCGAACCCGGGTTCGGGCGCTCGGGCGGCGGATCCGGACCGACTATCGGGACCGCGAGCCGATCCTCGTCGGGGTCCTTCAGGGCTCCTTCGTTTTCATGGCGGATCTCGTGCGCGCCATCGACCTTCCGCTGCGGTGCGATTTCCTGCGCGTCTCGAGTTACGGGGCGGCGGCGGAATCTTCCGGCCGGGTGCGGCTGGTTTTCGACGCCGAAGGTTCCCTTCGCGGGAAGGACGTCCTTCTCGTCGAAGACATCGTGGACACGGGATTCACGGCACGCCGCGTGCTGGGAATGCTGCGGGCCGCCCGGCCGCGGAGCCTCCGCCTGTGCGCGCTGCTCGACAAGCCGGACCGGAGGAGGATGCCCGTGCGGATCGACTACCGGGGGTTCCGCATTCCGGACCGGTTCGTGGTGGGATACGGCCTGGACTTCGGGGGCCTCTACCGCAATCTTCCGTACCTGGCCGCGCTCGACGGCGCCGATTCGGGGGTAGAATTCAGGCGGTGA